From the Oryzias latipes chromosome 22, ASM223467v1 genome, one window contains:
- the isg12(1) gene encoding interferon alpha-inducible protein 27, mitochondrial-like — protein sequence MTTGKVVAITTGAVGAVALAPVALGAIGFTAGGIAAGSYAAGMMSAAAAANGGGVAAGGLVAVLQSAGAAGLSASASAVVASGGAAVGAAVGWLSSFFRKVK from the exons ATGACTACGG gaaaagtTGTCGCTATAACAACCGGAGCTG TGGGGGCAGTTGCGTTGGCCCCTGTTGCCCTGGGCGCCATTGGTTTCACCGCTGGGGGAATAGCAGCTGGTTCCTACGCCGCTGGGATGATgtctgctgctgccgctgctaaCGGAGGAGGCGTGGCAGCAGGAGGCTTAGTGGctgtgctgcaatctgcag GTGCTGCTGGTCTGTCAGCTTCTGCCAGTGCAGTTGTAGCCAGTGGCGGCGCTGCAGTGGGAGCTGCAGTGGGATGGCTGAGCAGCTTTTTCCGTAAAgtcaaatga
- the LOC101171466 gene encoding galectin-8 isoform X1 produces MSVANAKHTVLSPVRRHKRSRCSSAGTVIPYTGPIPGGLHPGEIIIIQGSVPPDADSFQVDLSSGCSTKPRSDVALRFSPRFGPSPCVVCNSLQEDAWGDEETLHQLPFKCGAPFEAILLVLEDVFKVAVNGVHLLEYKHRIPINRVNTFSISGKVRVHAVGYIPNSAIYSESGDLSLPYKGRILKGLSPGQHITIKGQVSTYPHSFTVNLCNSKTENIALHLNPRMKSGVFIRNSYLSASWGQEERELPFFPFSPGEYFEILLLCQPHQFKLAVNGSHLFEFRHRVQDLSSIDQLEIMGDMELTDVKLW; encoded by the exons ATGTCAGTGGCGAACGCAAAACACACGGTGCTGAGTCCGGTAAGACGTCACAAACGCTCGCGCTGCTCCTCTGCTGGCACC GTGATCCCGTACACTGGACCCATACCCGGAGGCCTGCACCCCGGGGAGATCATCATCATCCAGGGCTCCGTACCCCCAGATGCAGACAG CTTTCAGGTGGATTTGTCGAGCGGCTGCAGCACCAAACCGCGCTCGGACGTGGCTCTCCGCTTCAGTCCTCGGTTCGGGCCCTCGCCCTGTGTGGTGTGCAACTCCCTGCAGGAGGACGCCTGGGGAGATGAGGAAACGCTGCACCAGCTGCCCTTCAAATGCGGCGCCCCGTTTGAGGCCATCCTCCTGGTGCTAGAAGATGTTTTCAAA GTGGCAGTCAACGGTGTTCACCTGCTGGAGTACAAGCACAGAATCCCCATTAACCGAGTCAATACTTTTTCCATATCTGGGAAAGTCAGGGTCCATGCCGTTGGCTACATCCCAAACTCT GCAATATACTCCGAGTCAGGTGATCTG AGCCTCCCTTACAAAGGTCGCATCCTTAAAGGATTGAGCCCGGGACAGCATATCACAATAAAAGGGCAGGTCAGCACGTATCCTCACAG TTTTACAGTGAACCTCTGCAACAGCAAGACGGAGAACATCGCTCTGCATCTGAACCCGCGCATGAAGTCCGGCGTCTTCATCAGGAACTCCTACCTGTCTGCGTCCTGGGGgcaggaggagcgggagctgCCCTTTTTTCCCTTCTCGCCCGGGGAATACTTTGAG ATCCTTCTCCTCTGTCAGCCGCATCAGTTCAAGCTCGCCGTCAACGGCTCCCACTTGTTCGAGTTCCGGCATCGGGTGCAGGACCTGAGCAGCATCGACCAGCTGGAGATCATGGGGGACATGGAGCTCACCGATGTCAAACTCTGGTGA
- the LOC101171466 gene encoding galectin-8 isoform X2: MSVANAKHTVLSPVIPYTGPIPGGLHPGEIIIIQGSVPPDADSFQVDLSSGCSTKPRSDVALRFSPRFGPSPCVVCNSLQEDAWGDEETLHQLPFKCGAPFEAILLVLEDVFKVAVNGVHLLEYKHRIPINRVNTFSISGKVRVHAVGYIPNSAIYSESGDLSLPYKGRILKGLSPGQHITIKGQVSTYPHSFTVNLCNSKTENIALHLNPRMKSGVFIRNSYLSASWGQEERELPFFPFSPGEYFEILLLCQPHQFKLAVNGSHLFEFRHRVQDLSSIDQLEIMGDMELTDVKLW; this comes from the exons ATGTCAGTGGCGAACGCAAAACACACGGTGCTGAGTCCG GTGATCCCGTACACTGGACCCATACCCGGAGGCCTGCACCCCGGGGAGATCATCATCATCCAGGGCTCCGTACCCCCAGATGCAGACAG CTTTCAGGTGGATTTGTCGAGCGGCTGCAGCACCAAACCGCGCTCGGACGTGGCTCTCCGCTTCAGTCCTCGGTTCGGGCCCTCGCCCTGTGTGGTGTGCAACTCCCTGCAGGAGGACGCCTGGGGAGATGAGGAAACGCTGCACCAGCTGCCCTTCAAATGCGGCGCCCCGTTTGAGGCCATCCTCCTGGTGCTAGAAGATGTTTTCAAA GTGGCAGTCAACGGTGTTCACCTGCTGGAGTACAAGCACAGAATCCCCATTAACCGAGTCAATACTTTTTCCATATCTGGGAAAGTCAGGGTCCATGCCGTTGGCTACATCCCAAACTCT GCAATATACTCCGAGTCAGGTGATCTG AGCCTCCCTTACAAAGGTCGCATCCTTAAAGGATTGAGCCCGGGACAGCATATCACAATAAAAGGGCAGGTCAGCACGTATCCTCACAG TTTTACAGTGAACCTCTGCAACAGCAAGACGGAGAACATCGCTCTGCATCTGAACCCGCGCATGAAGTCCGGCGTCTTCATCAGGAACTCCTACCTGTCTGCGTCCTGGGGgcaggaggagcgggagctgCCCTTTTTTCCCTTCTCGCCCGGGGAATACTTTGAG ATCCTTCTCCTCTGTCAGCCGCATCAGTTCAAGCTCGCCGTCAACGGCTCCCACTTGTTCGAGTTCCGGCATCGGGTGCAGGACCTGAGCAGCATCGACCAGCTGGAGATCATGGGGGACATGGAGCTCACCGATGTCAAACTCTGGTGA